The following are from one region of the Hydrogenophaga sp. BPS33 genome:
- a CDS encoding carboxymuconolactone decarboxylase family protein, with product MHTDPSRLKPIAPGTRPELAAQEARIAAARGRVSPLYQVLLNSPPIAHGWEQMLSAVRNHSSLSAAVRELVILRVAVLNRAPYEFDAHVPHAQAAGVSQAAIDATRRVPMAVDSPWRDDERVALELADAMTRDVEVPDALFARVEALFQGQQLLDLVATVAAYNMVSRLLVALRVGH from the coding sequence ATGCACACCGACCCTTCCCGCCTGAAGCCGATTGCGCCAGGCACCCGGCCCGAGCTGGCCGCGCAGGAGGCGCGCATTGCCGCCGCGCGCGGCCGCGTCTCCCCGCTCTACCAGGTGCTGCTCAACAGCCCGCCCATCGCCCATGGCTGGGAGCAGATGCTCTCGGCGGTGCGCAACCACAGCAGCCTGAGTGCTGCCGTGCGGGAACTGGTCATCCTGCGCGTGGCCGTGCTCAACCGCGCGCCCTACGAATTCGATGCACACGTGCCGCACGCACAGGCAGCGGGCGTGTCGCAGGCCGCCATCGACGCCACACGCCGTGTCCCGATGGCGGTCGACAGCCCGTGGCGTGATGACGAACGCGTGGCACTGGAACTGGCCGACGCGATGACGCGCGACGTCGAAGTGCCCGATGCGCTGTTCGCCCGGGTGGAGGCGCTTTTCCAGGGGCAACAGCTGCTCGATCTGGTCGCCACCGTGGCGGCCTACAACATGGTCTCGCGCCTGCTTGTGGCGCTCCGCGTGGGGCACTGA
- a CDS encoding enoyl-CoA hydratase/isomerase family protein: MIDLTHDGEFAVLTIRRPGALNALSFELIAQIGKRIAEAGRSNARALIVTGEGEKAFCAGADIKELQQRGLRAQREGAELGQAVFAQLDRLPIPSIALVNGFAFGGGCELALACTLRLALPNAKFGLPEVKLGLIPGYGGTQRLPRLVGQGRALEMVMTGRTVAAEEALAIGLVNRIVQAPGLDAAKAYAREFSGNGLRALQFAREAVQRAGDLPLHEGLRMEADLSTLAYRTQDAEEGMQAFTEKRKAVFRDE, from the coding sequence ATGATCGACCTGACCCACGACGGCGAATTCGCCGTCCTCACCATCCGTCGTCCCGGCGCCTTGAACGCGCTGAGCTTCGAGCTGATCGCACAGATCGGCAAGCGTATTGCCGAAGCCGGCCGCTCCAACGCCCGCGCCCTGATCGTGACCGGTGAGGGCGAGAAGGCCTTTTGCGCCGGCGCGGACATCAAGGAACTGCAGCAACGCGGCCTGCGCGCGCAGCGCGAAGGTGCCGAGCTCGGCCAGGCCGTGTTCGCCCAGCTCGACCGGCTGCCGATTCCCTCCATCGCGCTGGTCAATGGCTTTGCCTTTGGCGGGGGCTGCGAGCTCGCGCTGGCCTGCACCTTGCGCCTGGCCTTGCCCAACGCCAAGTTCGGCCTGCCCGAAGTCAAGCTGGGTTTGATCCCCGGCTACGGCGGCACGCAACGCCTGCCGCGCCTGGTCGGCCAGGGCCGCGCGCTCGAGATGGTGATGACCGGGCGCACCGTGGCGGCCGAGGAAGCGCTGGCCATCGGCCTGGTCAACCGCATCGTGCAGGCCCCGGGCCTGGACGCGGCCAAGGCCTATGCGCGCGAGTTCAGCGGCAACGGGCTGCGGGCCCTGCAGTTCGCCCGCGAGGCGGTGCAACGCGCGGGCGATCTTCCCCTGCACGAGGGCCTGCGCATGGAGGCCGATCTCTCCACCCTGGCCTACCGCACACAGGACGCCGAGGAAGGCATGCAGGCGTTCACCGAAAAAAGAAAGGCGGTGTTCCGCGATGAGTGA
- a CDS encoding enoyl-CoA hydratase-related protein — MQFEEIIYTEDGPIGTITLNRPHDGNMFTPKMCLEIRDCINAIRRETRTQVIVITGAGDKFFCIGGRKDGMPDTLMYEGTIPTVEMYEAIDKLQKPVIACVNGFAVGGGNVLQVVCDITIAKESAVFRQVGPMMGSFDAGYGTWYLEDLIGKKRAKEMWYRNPKLTAQEALEWGLVNHVVPDAELKNFTRQIALEIADRGSFALAAIKGAFLARHGGVAGLSRVAHDLLLRTYLDTQEHDELAASFAERRKPDSTKFGH, encoded by the coding sequence ATGCAGTTCGAAGAAATCATCTACACCGAAGACGGCCCCATCGGCACGATCACGCTCAACCGCCCGCACGACGGCAACATGTTCACACCGAAGATGTGCCTGGAAATCCGCGACTGCATCAACGCGATCCGGCGCGAAACACGCACCCAAGTGATCGTGATCACAGGCGCCGGCGACAAGTTCTTCTGCATCGGCGGACGCAAGGACGGGATGCCCGACACCCTCATGTACGAGGGCACGATCCCGACGGTCGAGATGTACGAGGCGATCGACAAGCTGCAAAAGCCGGTGATCGCTTGCGTCAATGGCTTCGCGGTGGGTGGTGGTAACGTGCTGCAGGTGGTGTGCGACATCACCATCGCCAAGGAAAGCGCGGTGTTCCGCCAGGTGGGGCCGATGATGGGCAGCTTCGATGCCGGCTACGGCACCTGGTACCTGGAAGACCTGATCGGCAAGAAGCGCGCGAAGGAGATGTGGTACCGGAACCCCAAGCTCACGGCGCAGGAAGCGCTGGAGTGGGGCCTGGTCAACCACGTGGTGCCCGATGCCGAGTTGAAGAACTTCACGCGCCAGATCGCATTGGAGATCGCCGACCGCGGATCGTTCGCGCTGGCGGCCATCAAGGGCGCCTTTTTGGCCCGACACGGTGGGGTTGCCGGCCTGTCGCGCGTCGCGCACGACCTCTTGCTGCGCACCTACCTCGACACCCAGGAGCACGACGAACTGGCCGCTTCGTTTGCCGAACGCCGAAAGCCCGACAGCACCAAGTTCGGTCATTGA
- a CDS encoding class I adenylate-forming enzyme family protein, which yields MAHLLTLHDPVQTREHYLSGIWQIDTLYSLARQHATQRGSTRAVRDSTRRLTWSALVAWVDAVAADLHEAGLRRGDRVAIWLPSRLESVVVLLACSRNGYVCNPSLHQNYTVEEISALLTRIDCKALFAQPGYGADAKAADVFERARSLSHMKRVYALPDLRAGDVTLPDAARAMPLPHPPMGAAPSPASTHPDKVVYLAFTSGTTGTPKGVMHSDNTLLANARAMVADWGHGPTTVLLTLSPMSHHIGTVALNQVLVCGGELVMHDASSGVTAIDWIEASGATYVMGVPTHAMDLLQEVDKRGMSSLGGVKVFYMAGAPIPTEVARRLLSLGAKPQNVYGMTENGSHQYTLPSDPVEVITSTCGKACSGYEIRLWNPENPDVEAAPGEVGEIGGRGGVLMLGYFNNQSATENSFNGSGWFLSGDLGQFDEQGNLSIVGRKKDLIIRGGHNIHPAHIEEYAHRHARVKKAAAFGVPDERLGEKVCLAIICEGEAPQPDEVLQHLAKEGLSKFDMPEFFVVVREFPLTASGKILKRELVQWVASGRLQLQPVRYRAPKAAQPTA from the coding sequence ATGGCGCACCTGCTGACTTTGCACGACCCCGTCCAGACGCGGGAACACTATCTGTCCGGCATCTGGCAGATCGACACGCTCTACAGCCTGGCTCGCCAGCACGCGACACAGCGCGGTAGCACACGCGCGGTGCGCGACAGCACGCGCCGACTCACCTGGAGCGCACTGGTGGCCTGGGTCGACGCGGTGGCGGCGGATCTGCACGAAGCGGGTTTGCGGCGCGGCGACCGCGTGGCCATCTGGCTGCCCAGCCGCCTGGAGAGCGTGGTGGTGCTGCTCGCGTGTTCGCGCAACGGGTATGTGTGCAACCCCTCGCTGCACCAGAACTACACCGTTGAAGAAATCTCGGCGCTGCTCACGCGCATCGATTGCAAGGCGCTGTTCGCGCAACCTGGTTATGGCGCCGATGCAAAAGCGGCCGATGTCTTTGAGCGCGCCAGGTCGTTGTCGCACATGAAGCGCGTGTATGCGCTACCTGATCTGCGCGCTGGCGATGTCACGCTGCCCGACGCCGCCCGCGCAATGCCGCTGCCGCATCCACCGATGGGCGCGGCGCCCTCGCCCGCCAGCACGCACCCCGACAAGGTGGTCTACCTCGCCTTCACCAGCGGCACCACCGGAACGCCCAAGGGCGTGATGCACAGCGACAACACGCTGCTGGCCAACGCGCGCGCCATGGTGGCCGACTGGGGGCACGGCCCGACCACGGTGCTGCTCACGCTCAGCCCGATGAGCCACCACATCGGCACCGTGGCGCTCAACCAGGTGTTGGTGTGCGGAGGCGAGCTGGTCATGCACGATGCAAGCTCGGGCGTCACCGCGATCGACTGGATCGAAGCCTCGGGCGCCACTTACGTCATGGGCGTGCCCACCCACGCGATGGACCTGCTGCAGGAAGTCGACAAGCGCGGCATGAGCAGCCTGGGTGGCGTGAAGGTGTTCTACATGGCCGGCGCGCCCATTCCCACCGAAGTCGCACGCCGCCTGCTCAGCCTGGGCGCCAAGCCGCAGAACGTCTACGGCATGACCGAGAACGGCTCGCACCAGTACACGCTGCCCTCGGACCCGGTCGAGGTGATCACCAGCACCTGCGGCAAGGCCTGCAGCGGCTACGAGATCCGGCTGTGGAACCCGGAGAACCCGGACGTGGAAGCCGCCCCGGGCGAGGTGGGCGAGATCGGCGGGCGCGGCGGCGTGCTCATGCTCGGTTACTTCAACAACCAGTCGGCCACCGAAAACTCGTTCAATGGCTCGGGCTGGTTCTTGAGCGGCGACCTGGGGCAGTTCGACGAGCAGGGCAACCTGAGCATCGTGGGCCGCAAGAAGGACCTGATCATCCGCGGAGGCCACAACATCCACCCGGCGCACATCGAAGAGTATGCGCACCGCCATGCCCGCGTGAAGAAGGCGGCGGCCTTCGGCGTGCCCGACGAGCGCCTGGGCGAGAAAGTGTGCCTGGCCATCATCTGCGAAGGCGAAGCCCCCCAGCCCGACGAGGTGTTGCAGCACCTGGCGAAAGAAGGCCTGTCCAAGTTCGACATGCCCGAGTTCTTCGTGGTCGTGCGCGAATTCCCCCTGACCGCCAGCGGCAAGATCTTGAAGCGCGAGCTCGTGCAGTGGGTTGCCAGCGGTCGCCTCCAACTCCAACCGGTGCGCTACCGCGCACCCAAGGCCGCACAACCTACCGCATAA
- a CDS encoding flavin reductase, translating into MQNETQRQLRDVFGTFVTGVTVVTTRDSQGQAHGVTANSFSSVSLDPPMVLWSQSLKALSYPAFQDSDHFAVNILAEDQIEVSQRFARSGADKFGGLPIDISESGMPLIRGCAAFIECRKIATYPGGDHAVFLGQVDQFRRMPVRPLAFGGGRYMVAHPHDLGAGADDPSDSKLDLLRAQRLIHHALPDLADRLKGIVGLGLWANEGATVVRWEPGPDPAVRDLVSGHVVSPQASATGLAFCAWLPRTRWHPLVEREQARVDHSQPIDSVSEEQLEAIRREGVARSTVNRNGLEVAALSAPLFDRAGRMVAALTLADRADRMPDDPNHPRAQQLREEAAAISRRIGWQEPQLTKSA; encoded by the coding sequence ATGCAGAACGAAACCCAGCGGCAATTGCGCGACGTCTTCGGGACGTTTGTGACCGGCGTCACCGTGGTCACCACACGAGATAGCCAGGGGCAAGCCCACGGTGTCACGGCCAACTCCTTCAGTTCGGTGTCGCTCGATCCTCCGATGGTGCTCTGGAGCCAGTCGCTCAAGGCGCTGAGCTACCCTGCATTTCAAGACAGCGATCACTTCGCCGTCAACATCCTGGCGGAAGACCAGATCGAGGTGTCGCAACGTTTCGCGCGATCGGGTGCGGACAAGTTCGGGGGCCTGCCGATCGACATCAGCGAGAGCGGCATGCCGCTGATCCGCGGTTGCGCTGCTTTCATTGAATGCCGGAAAATCGCCACCTACCCCGGTGGGGACCATGCCGTGTTCCTCGGCCAGGTGGACCAATTCCGCCGCATGCCAGTGCGTCCGCTGGCGTTCGGCGGTGGGCGCTACATGGTGGCGCACCCGCACGATCTCGGCGCGGGCGCGGACGATCCATCCGACAGCAAACTGGATCTCCTTCGCGCGCAGCGCCTGATCCACCACGCACTGCCGGATCTGGCCGACCGCCTCAAGGGCATCGTCGGCCTGGGTCTGTGGGCCAATGAAGGGGCAACGGTGGTGCGATGGGAGCCAGGGCCGGATCCTGCCGTGCGCGATCTCGTTTCCGGCCACGTGGTCTCGCCGCAAGCTTCGGCCACGGGCTTGGCCTTCTGCGCATGGTTGCCTCGCACGCGGTGGCATCCCTTGGTGGAGAGGGAACAAGCGCGCGTGGACCATTCCCAGCCGATCGACAGCGTGTCCGAAGAGCAGCTCGAAGCGATCCGCAGGGAGGGCGTCGCCCGCTCCACGGTGAACCGCAACGGCCTTGAGGTCGCTGCGCTCAGCGCACCGCTGTTCGACCGCGCCGGTCGCATGGTTGCGGCGCTGACGCTGGCGGATCGCGCCGATCGGATGCCGGACGACCCGAACCACCCTCGTGCCCAGCAATTGCGGGAAGAAGCGGCTGCGATCTCGCGGCGCATTGGTTGGCAAGAGCCCCAACTGACCAAGAGCGCCTGA
- a CDS encoding amidohydrolase family protein, with product MTASLPYTKESLKDFFVVSADAHVNEPMDLWSTRIEERFKSRIPRIEVDDKGQKWMLQEGRRPSKIREAPRDESVDVEVFQDAQTDDRPRLDRTRGAMFQKVGNFDDRRYRDMDYDGIDAEIVFPNKGLANWSSPDAELNVAMCRVYNDWAAEAFANRPRSFPAACVAPADIDACVAEIQRAAKLGFHSVMMPPLVGKRGYNDPAYDPVWAALSDTNLPVLFHAGTGKDPRSASGNGGAILNYVVHAMNTVLEPVVQICSSGVFDRFPKLYFATIEAGAGWVPYALWAMDHGYEKHAFWVSPKLKHKPSEYFRMHGHASFQDDPIGIETRKWMGIDAVMWGNDYPHLEGTWPHSQEVIDSFAGVTREEKAKIIGLNAARLFHIEVPEVYRGSAEKAVAASA from the coding sequence ATGACCGCCTCTCTTCCGTACACCAAGGAAAGCCTCAAAGACTTCTTCGTCGTCTCTGCCGACGCCCACGTCAACGAGCCGATGGACCTTTGGTCCACGCGCATCGAAGAACGCTTCAAGTCGCGAATTCCGCGCATCGAAGTGGACGACAAGGGGCAGAAGTGGATGCTGCAAGAGGGCCGCCGGCCTTCGAAAATTCGCGAAGCGCCGCGCGACGAAAGCGTGGACGTGGAGGTGTTTCAAGACGCCCAGACCGACGACCGCCCCCGGCTAGACCGCACGCGTGGCGCCATGTTCCAGAAGGTGGGCAACTTCGACGACCGGCGCTACCGCGACATGGACTACGACGGCATCGACGCGGAAATCGTGTTCCCGAACAAGGGCTTGGCCAACTGGTCATCGCCCGATGCGGAGCTCAACGTCGCCATGTGCCGCGTGTACAACGACTGGGCCGCCGAGGCATTTGCGAACCGCCCGCGCAGCTTCCCCGCAGCCTGCGTGGCCCCCGCCGACATCGACGCCTGTGTGGCCGAAATTCAGCGCGCGGCCAAGCTCGGCTTTCACTCGGTGATGATGCCGCCCCTGGTGGGCAAGCGGGGCTACAACGACCCAGCTTACGACCCGGTGTGGGCTGCGTTGAGCGACACAAATCTGCCGGTGCTATTCCACGCGGGCACTGGCAAGGACCCCCGCAGCGCCAGCGGCAATGGCGGTGCGATCCTCAACTACGTGGTGCACGCCATGAACACCGTGCTCGAGCCCGTGGTGCAGATCTGCAGCAGCGGCGTCTTCGACCGCTTCCCCAAGCTCTATTTCGCCACCATCGAGGCTGGCGCGGGCTGGGTGCCGTATGCCCTGTGGGCCATGGACCACGGTTACGAGAAGCACGCCTTCTGGGTCAGTCCCAAGCTCAAGCACAAGCCGAGCGAGTATTTCCGCATGCACGGCCACGCGAGTTTTCAGGACGATCCCATCGGCATCGAAACGCGCAAATGGATGGGAATCGACGCCGTGATGTGGGGCAACGACTACCCTCACCTGGAAGGCACGTGGCCGCACTCCCAGGAGGTCATCGATTCGTTCGCGGGCGTCACCCGCGAGGAGAAGGCCAAGATCATCGGCCTCAATGCCGCGCGCCTGTTCCACATCGAGGTGCCCGAGGTGTACCGCGGCTCGGCCGAAAAGGCCGTGGCGGCTTCAGCCTGA
- a CDS encoding CaiB/BaiF CoA transferase family protein: MNTASLPQLPLRDSTGALDLLKGVRVLDLTNSIAGPYAGQLLGDLGATVLKIEKPGSGDDVRAWGPPFLEGEALWYQSVNRNKLSLTLDFQKPAGYAILERLVKQCDVVVVNVVARVQTKLGIDHNTLTRLRPGLIHASLTGFGLDGERADMPCYDLIAEGYSGVMDLTGEPESAPQKVGTPAADMLAGHDCAMAILAALVRRSRSNEGCAIDIAMVESMTRFMAPRLMPYLGSGEAPRRSGGKDSVIAIYQTFDTADEPMTLGLGNDAIWKRFWAAVGDPAFGEDPAFATNAQRRAQRPRIVERITALLATQPRAVWLELLREARVPAGPISRVDQVTADAELQRRGMFYAVERDGCRVPQVGLGIRFDGRSEACSRLPPRLGEDNTEVLRDWLQLSAQNLDQLRADHVI, translated from the coding sequence ATGAACACCGCATCTCTGCCCCAACTCCCCCTGCGGGATTCCACCGGCGCGCTCGACCTCTTGAAGGGCGTGCGGGTCCTCGACCTCACCAACTCCATCGCGGGGCCGTATGCCGGCCAGTTGCTCGGCGATCTCGGCGCCACCGTGCTCAAGATCGAAAAGCCGGGATCCGGCGACGACGTCCGCGCCTGGGGCCCACCTTTCCTGGAAGGCGAGGCGCTCTGGTACCAGAGCGTCAACCGCAACAAACTCAGCCTGACGCTGGATTTCCAGAAGCCGGCGGGCTACGCGATCCTCGAGCGCCTGGTGAAACAGTGCGATGTGGTGGTAGTGAACGTGGTCGCGCGTGTGCAGACCAAGCTCGGCATCGACCACAACACCTTGACGCGCCTGCGGCCCGGGTTGATCCACGCCTCGCTCACGGGCTTCGGGCTGGACGGCGAGCGCGCGGACATGCCTTGTTATGACCTGATCGCCGAGGGCTATTCCGGCGTCATGGACCTTACCGGTGAACCCGAGAGCGCGCCGCAGAAGGTGGGCACGCCCGCCGCAGACATGTTGGCCGGCCACGATTGCGCCATGGCCATCCTGGCCGCACTGGTGCGGCGCTCACGCAGCAACGAAGGCTGCGCCATCGACATCGCCATGGTCGAGAGCATGACCCGCTTCATGGCGCCGCGCCTGATGCCGTACCTGGGCTCTGGTGAGGCACCGCGCCGCTCAGGCGGCAAGGACAGCGTCATCGCGATCTACCAGACCTTCGACACCGCCGACGAGCCCATGACGCTGGGCTTGGGCAACGACGCGATCTGGAAACGCTTCTGGGCCGCCGTGGGCGACCCTGCCTTTGGCGAAGACCCTGCCTTCGCCACCAACGCGCAACGCCGCGCGCAGCGGCCGCGCATTGTCGAGCGCATCACCGCCCTGCTGGCCACCCAGCCGCGCGCGGTGTGGCTCGAACTGCTGAGAGAGGCCCGTGTACCGGCCGGCCCAATCAGCCGGGTGGACCAGGTCACGGCCGACGCCGAACTCCAACGCCGAGGCATGTTTTACGCCGTCGAACGCGACGGTTGCCGGGTGCCGCAGGTGGGTCTGGGCATTCGTTTCGACGGCCGCTCCGAAGCGTGCAGCCGCCTGCCACCTCGCCTGGGCGAAGACAACACCGAAGTCCTGCGCGACTGGCTCCAACTCAGCGCACAGAACCTCGATCAGCTGCGCGCCGACCACGTTATCTGA
- a CDS encoding MFS transporter — MLLIQVATSAANLAPAVAAPALLSPLGLSPVAVGFYVALLYASAMVSAQLGPMLVRRWGPVRTSQWALTVSAVGLVLVGIPQVGVAAVGTCLVGVGCGPVVPAGADMLVRATPPGRVALAFSIRQTGVPLGGVLAGLLVPPVSLAWGGQGAMIAAAGFCVIVALAAQGLRPHFDNRTDPLSAWPSLSSMAQPIRTVLDEPRLRGAVLGSTLYAAMQVCVASYLVVYLTRDLGWNVAVAGLGLAVAQIGGALGRVAWGALADGPAQYDGTMRLLIGAMALSGFAMVLLPQGQETLPALLLLGLLGASAIGWNGVFFARLSQLAPHGQMAEAVAGGVFFNYLGVVIGPAIFGVAAAGLGSHGWAYALFSVPLAVLCVALWRAPTDGARRAA; from the coding sequence ATGTTGTTGATCCAGGTGGCGACGTCGGCCGCCAACCTGGCGCCCGCAGTGGCGGCCCCCGCTCTGTTGTCACCCTTGGGCTTGTCGCCGGTAGCGGTCGGGTTTTACGTCGCCTTGCTCTACGCGTCGGCGATGGTGTCGGCGCAGCTCGGTCCCATGCTGGTGCGCCGATGGGGCCCGGTTCGTACCAGCCAATGGGCGCTGACGGTGAGCGCTGTCGGCCTGGTACTGGTCGGCATACCGCAGGTGGGCGTGGCGGCGGTGGGCACTTGTCTGGTCGGTGTCGGCTGTGGCCCGGTGGTGCCCGCGGGCGCCGACATGCTGGTGCGCGCGACACCGCCCGGGCGCGTCGCCCTGGCCTTCTCCATCCGCCAAACCGGCGTGCCTCTGGGCGGGGTGCTCGCGGGCTTGCTGGTGCCACCGGTGAGCCTGGCGTGGGGTGGCCAAGGCGCGATGATCGCGGCGGCCGGCTTTTGCGTCATCGTGGCGTTGGCCGCGCAAGGCCTGCGGCCGCACTTTGACAACCGAACCGATCCATTGAGCGCTTGGCCGAGTCTGTCGAGCATGGCACAACCCATCCGCACCGTGCTGGATGAGCCCCGGCTTCGTGGCGCCGTGCTCGGCTCCACGCTGTATGCGGCCATGCAGGTGTGCGTGGCGTCGTATCTGGTGGTGTATCTGACGCGCGACCTGGGCTGGAATGTGGCGGTGGCGGGCTTGGGCCTGGCCGTCGCGCAGATCGGTGGGGCGCTGGGGCGTGTGGCATGGGGCGCTCTGGCCGACGGCCCCGCGCAATACGACGGCACGATGCGCCTGCTGATCGGCGCCATGGCGCTGTCCGGCTTCGCCATGGTGCTGCTGCCTCAGGGGCAGGAGACGCTTCCAGCATTGCTCTTGCTGGGCCTTCTCGGTGCCAGCGCGATTGGCTGGAATGGCGTGTTCTTCGCACGGCTGAGCCAGTTGGCGCCGCACGGCCAGATGGCTGAGGCGGTGGCGGGCGGGGTCTTCTTCAACTACCTGGGGGTGGTGATCGGCCCGGCCATCTTCGGTGTGGCGGCAGCGGGTCTGGGCTCGCACGGTTGGGCCTACGCCCTGTTTTCCGTGCCGCTGGCGGTCTTGTGCGTCGCCTTGTGGCGAGCCCCGACGGACGGGGCCAGACGCGCGGCGTGA
- a CDS encoding LysR family transcriptional regulator: MGRPKATSKAEGGGIAQQGVIDSRRLLYFFHVARTGSFTIAETVLNVAQSAISRQIQLLESELDAQLLLRNGRGVSLTPAGEIVFEKTKGILDDMSGTIERLRLARHSPSGQISVASFASVMSVILPEVIRRFSHVHPEIEITARQGATGEVFDQLARGDVDVAILSQPAPAKRVLQHKLLVEPIFLVASKNHPIASKPYIDREELAELEYVLPASAHGLRQLIEQFLPADTSLVCPFRVDSTPLIKAIVRGGRYCTLMPQLTFAPAEEPAPQDFVLIPLRPKFTRTLVVATLAERADNPLVSAFMKEVVAVFKQYSATQGT, from the coding sequence ATGGGGCGTCCCAAGGCAACATCGAAAGCGGAAGGCGGCGGCATTGCACAGCAGGGCGTCATCGACTCGCGCCGGCTGCTGTATTTCTTCCACGTCGCTCGCACCGGCAGCTTCACCATTGCCGAGACGGTGCTGAACGTGGCGCAGTCGGCCATCAGCCGGCAGATCCAGCTGTTGGAAAGCGAGCTCGATGCGCAGCTGTTGCTGCGCAATGGCCGCGGGGTGTCGCTGACGCCTGCGGGTGAGATCGTTTTCGAGAAAACGAAAGGGATCCTGGACGACATGAGTGGCACCATCGAGCGGCTGCGCCTGGCGCGGCACAGCCCGTCGGGTCAGATCAGCGTGGCGTCCTTTGCCAGCGTGATGTCGGTGATCCTGCCGGAGGTGATCCGGCGCTTCTCGCATGTGCATCCCGAGATCGAGATCACTGCGCGCCAAGGTGCCACCGGTGAGGTGTTCGACCAACTCGCGCGCGGTGATGTGGATGTGGCCATCCTCTCGCAGCCCGCGCCAGCCAAGCGGGTGTTGCAGCACAAGCTGCTGGTCGAGCCGATATTTCTCGTGGCGTCGAAGAACCACCCGATCGCGTCCAAGCCCTATATCGATCGCGAGGAACTAGCCGAGCTCGAATACGTGCTACCGGCTTCCGCGCATGGCCTGCGCCAATTGATCGAGCAGTTTCTTCCTGCCGACACTTCGCTGGTGTGCCCGTTCCGTGTCGACAGCACGCCGCTGATCAAAGCCATCGTGCGCGGAGGGAGGTACTGCACGCTCATGCCGCAGCTGACCTTTGCGCCGGCCGAAGAGCCCGCACCCCAGGACTTCGTGTTGATTCCGTTGCGGCCCAAGTTCACGCGCACCCTGGTGGTTGCCACTCTGGCCGAACGTGCGGACAACCCGCTCGTCTCGGCGTTCATGAAGGAAGTGGTTGCGGTGTTCAAACAGTATTCGGCCACGCAAGGCACTTGA
- a CDS encoding amidohydrolase family protein, translating into MNLHPPATPTYCQEPTPPRLVLPPGACDTHVHVFGPASRFPLAVSGQAAPADAPKETLYALHRHLGIQRCVIVQSAVHGLDNAVTEDAIAHGEGRYLGVALVPLSVDDAELARLARVGFRGVRFNFMKHLAPAGGIDEIVAFTRRLAPLGMHLQVHFESALIHHLAGPLAQSAVPVVIDHMGRVDASLGPEHADFAALRQLMRNPLFRVKVSGIDRVSPFALGQAAPDYASGIALARVLVREFPERCLWGSDWPHPNHTHVPDDGALVDALTQIAPDARTREQLLVRNPLEFYRFEI; encoded by the coding sequence ATGAACTTGCACCCACCTGCGACGCCGACCTACTGTCAGGAGCCCACGCCGCCTCGCCTGGTGCTGCCCCCCGGCGCATGCGACACCCACGTGCATGTGTTCGGCCCCGCATCGCGTTTTCCGTTGGCCGTCAGCGGCCAAGCCGCGCCCGCCGATGCCCCCAAGGAGACGCTCTACGCCTTGCACCGGCACCTGGGCATCCAGCGCTGCGTGATCGTGCAGTCTGCCGTGCACGGCCTGGACAACGCGGTGACCGAGGACGCGATTGCCCATGGCGAAGGTCGTTACCTGGGCGTGGCCCTGGTGCCGCTGAGCGTGGACGACGCCGAGTTGGCGCGCCTGGCCCGTGTGGGGTTTCGCGGCGTGCGCTTCAACTTCATGAAGCACCTGGCGCCAGCGGGCGGCATCGACGAGATCGTCGCTTTCACGCGGCGCCTGGCGCCTCTGGGCATGCACTTGCAGGTGCATTTCGAAAGCGCGCTCATCCACCACCTGGCGGGTCCGCTGGCGCAAAGCGCCGTGCCCGTGGTGATCGATCACATGGGGCGCGTGGATGCCTCGCTCGGCCCCGAGCACGCCGACTTCGCCGCGTTGCGCCAGTTGATGCGCAACCCCTTGTTCCGCGTCAAGGTCAGTGGGATCGACCGGGTCTCACCGTTCGCACTGGGGCAAGCCGCGCCGGACTATGCCAGCGGCATCGCGCTGGCGCGGGTGCTGGTGCGCGAGTTCCCCGAGCGCTGCCTGTGGGGCAGCGACTGGCCGCACCCCAACCACACCCACGTGCCCGACGATGGCGCGTTGGTCGACGCGCTGACGCAGATCGCGCCCGACGCCCGTACCCGCGAGCAGTTGCTGGTGCGCAATCCCCTTGAGTTCTACCGTTTCGAGATCTGA